In the genome of Massilibacillus massiliensis, one region contains:
- a CDS encoding Ppx/GppA phosphatase family protein, giving the protein MVHAIIDIGSNTIRLAIYKIEDEKLTVLLNKKHIAGLAAHMKKGKMTPDGINKACAALMDFKFLLENFHIENVSAFATAALRNVSNSTEAVAEIVERTGLPIVVLSGSEEATLDFIGATHVMDAEDGLLVDIGGASTELVIYQNSEIVDAISIPIGSLNAYGQYVDSLLPDKTERKAIKEAVLAELEDYIGIEYKAQPIICGVGGTIRAASKINNYLFNLPAENQEIKAPNVKKMIKLLENDEDDDFISSETLDVLLKTVPDRIETILPGMIILHTITKYFKGELIVVSNFGVREGYLYHNVLKKNQDEELLDVAVNLDEKICAKQVRAAK; this is encoded by the coding sequence ATGGTACATGCAATTATTGATATTGGTTCGAATACGATCCGACTCGCAATTTATAAAATTGAAGATGAAAAATTAACGGTATTGTTAAATAAAAAGCATATTGCAGGTCTGGCGGCTCATATGAAAAAAGGTAAGATGACGCCAGACGGAATTAATAAAGCTTGTGCAGCATTAATGGATTTTAAATTTCTTTTAGAAAATTTTCATATTGAAAATGTATCTGCATTTGCAACAGCTGCATTGCGGAATGTTTCAAATAGTACGGAAGCCGTGGCCGAGATCGTAGAAAGGACAGGGCTTCCGATTGTTGTGCTTTCCGGCAGTGAAGAAGCGACACTTGACTTTATTGGTGCTACGCATGTAATGGATGCAGAAGATGGTTTGCTTGTGGATATTGGTGGTGCAAGTACAGAACTTGTTATTTATCAGAATTCCGAAATTGTTGATGCAATCAGTATACCGATTGGTTCATTGAATGCATATGGTCAATATGTAGATAGCTTACTGCCGGATAAGACAGAACGAAAAGCAATCAAAGAAGCAGTTTTAGCAGAACTTGAAGATTATATTGGTATCGAGTATAAAGCGCAGCCAATTATTTGCGGTGTTGGTGGTACCATTCGTGCTGCAAGCAAAATCAATAATTACCTTTTTAATTTACCGGCGGAAAATCAAGAAATCAAAGCGCCTAATGTCAAAAAAATGATTAAATTACTAGAAAATGATGAGGACGATGATTTTATTTCCAGCGAAACTTTAGATGTTTTATTAAAGACGGTACCTGATCGAATCGAAACTATTTTGCCTGGAATGATTATTTTACACACGATTACTAAATATTTTAAGGGTGAGCTGATTGTTGTCAGCAATTTTGGTGTTCGTGAAGGATATTTATATCATAATGTCTTGAAAAAAAATCAGGACGAAGAACTGCTGGATGTAGCTGTAAATTTAGATGAAAAGATTTGTGCAAAACAAGTAAGAGCAGCAAAATAG